A window of the Diceros bicornis minor isolate mBicDic1 chromosome 28, mDicBic1.mat.cur, whole genome shotgun sequence genome harbors these coding sequences:
- the LOC131393311 gene encoding olfactory receptor 1J21-like codes for MICHSFTIPFLYLSPAKKKKNMRMDNESSVSEFLLLGLPLWTEKQGIYYTLFLVMYLTTVLGNLLIILLIRLDSHLHTPMYFFLSHLAFTDVSFSSVTAPKMLMNMQTQSQSISYVGCVSQVYFFLLFGDLDSFLLTSMAYDRYVAICHPLLYTTIMTQNLCFLLVTVSWVLSCASALLHTFLLARLSFCGDNILPHFFCDLSALLKLSSSDTTVNELVILTVGVIVITLPFICILVSYGHIGATILRVPSTKGICKALSTCGSHLSVVSLYYGAIIGLYFFPSSKNSNEKYVIVAILYTLVTPMLNPFIYSLRNQDTKGALGNILSRGKVLP; via the coding sequence ATGATTTGTCATTCTTTCacaattccatttctttatttatctccagcaaaaaagaagaagaacatgAGGATGGATAATGAGAGCAGTgtgtctgaattcctcctcctagGGTTGCCCCTCTGGACAGAGAAGCAAGGCATATACTACACTCTTTTTCTGGTCATGTACCTGACCACGGTGCTggggaacctgctcatcatcctgCTTATCAGGCTGGACTCTCACCTCCAcactcccatgtacttcttcctcagccacTTGGCCTTCACTGATGTCTCTTTCTCATCAGTCACAGCTCCAAAGATGCTCATGAATATGCAGACAcagagtcaatccatctcatatgtTGGGTGCGTTTCCCAGGTGTATTTCTTCTTATTGTTTGGGGATCTTGACAGCTTCCTTCTCACATCAATGGCCTATGACAGGTATGTGGCCATCTGTCACCCCCTCCTCTACACCACTATCATGACTCAGAACCTGTGTTTCCTGCTAGTAACTGTGTCCTGGGTCCTATCCTGTGCTAGTGCACTTTTGCACACCTTCCTCCTGGCCCGTCTCTCTTTCTGTGGAGACAACATTCTCCCCCACTTCTTCTGTGACCTCTCTGCCTTACTTAAGCTGTCCAGCTCAGATACCACAGTCAATGAGCTGGTTATCCTCACTGTGGGAGTGATAGTCATTACCTTGCCATTCATATGCATCCTGGTCTCTTATGGCCACATCGGGGCCACCATCCTTAGAGTCCCCTCTACCAAAGGAATCTGCAAAGCCTTGTCcacatgtggctctcacctctcTGTGGTGTCTCTGTACTATGGAGCAATTATTGGACTGTACTTTTTCCCCTCATCTAAGAACTCCAATGAAAAGTATGTCATTGTGGCTATATTGTACACACTGGTCACTCCCATGCTAAATCCCTTTATCTACAGTCTGAGGAATCAGGATACGAAAGGAGCTCTGGGAAATATACTCAGTAGAGGAAAAGTTTTGCCATGA